AACCCCACCGTTAAAACCAATCTCAGCGGCTCCTATTTACCCATCCTCCCCCAATTCGTTATAATAAACCCCATAGAGGAGGAATTCCGTTTGTATTTAACCATTAAAGAAACAGCCGAATATCTTTCCCTGCCAGAGACGTATATTGAGGCACTTGTTCATCAGAACAAAATCCGCTATGTATATGACGGACAGGTTTATATGATTAATAAAGAGCAATTTAACGGACACTTAGACCAGCTTGAGAAGGCGAAGAAGCAGCTGGAGGAGTGGAGAAACGAGCCAATTCCAGAAGATCCAGATGTGAAGGATGAGGATTGATTTAATATAAAAATGCCGGGAGATCCTCATCTCCCGGCATTTTTATTTTGTTTCTCATTTGATGCTTTGGAAGGTTTTTCTTTTGGCTTTGTTAATGCATACAATTGATATATTAACACCTGTTGATTGGAGTGGAAGGCGTGAGACTCCAGCGGGAGCAGCGGGACAGGTGAGACCCCGCATGCGCACAGCGCATAGGAGGCTCACCGCCCGCCCCGCGGAAAGCGAACGCCTGCAGCGGAAATCAACAGCCAAGTTTAGAAGGGATTTTTATAAATAACCCATTTTAGTTGGAAAATCAAACCGTAAATTTTACACCGGTGTCTTATCTGTATTGAAAATGAAATCATTTTGCAATGTCATGAAAAAAATCAGTGATAGAATATGAGAATAGATACCTATGAGGTGTAAATGAATCATAGACAGGGAAATTAAAACCTACATACTCTATTTTTTTGGAGGAAAATCATGATTGCAGAAACGCGTTTAAGCAAGAAAACATATTTTGAAGAACTGGCACCGGATACCGGAGTGCACCCGGTCCAGGTATTAGGGACGATGCTGCTTGATGAGCATGTAAAAGAGGATGGGGATGCGTCGGAAATACGCTTTGCCCAGGGTGAGGTGTACTTTCACAACAAGGATTATGAAGCAGCGATTTTTAAATGGGAGCATATCACGAGCGGGCTCGCTCAGTGGGCAAGAAAAAACATGGCCGATGCTTATATGGAGCTTGGTATGGATGCTTCTGCTTTGGATTTATATAAAAGCATCGAGACGGATAGCCTCGTATTAAAGGTTGAGGTAGCCTTGCAGCTGTTCTCTTTGTACCTGCAGCAGGAAAAGCAGGATGCAGCGGTTCATTCCATCAAAAAAGCGGTGGCGCTCGATCCGGATTATCAGAATATCTCATTAATTGCCCGTGCTTTTTTTGAAGAGAATAAGGATTGGGAAAATGCTGTGGAGCTTGCTTCAAATGAAACGATTCGCACTCAGTCCCTCGAATGGGCAGATGTTCTTAAGTCATACATAGTCCGCGGACTGACAGAGCGGTTCGAGCCTTCCTATTTTAATGATGTTCTTGTCAGCCTTTATCAGGTCAGCCCGGGGCATTTTGAGGAGCTCGTTCTCTCTTTATGGAATTCGTACACAGGACAGCCTGCTTATTTGCCATGGCTGATTCATTTTAATCAAGTCTTTCAAACGCTAGAAGGTGAGCAGACGCATTCCTGGAGAAAGCTGTCGAAGCAGCATGAGGAAACGTATCTTCATTTGATCAGCGGCCATTACACGACGAAGGAGCTTTCAAGCGTACTGCCCGGCTTCCTCGTTAACTGGCTGATAATGTCAGAATCCAATCATGCCATTCTGTCATCAGCGGCAGTTCTCGCCTGGAATGATCTTTTTCCGGACAGCATCTCCGGCAATCAAGTTTATCAGGCTGAAAACCTTGTAAGCTGGAAAACGAATCATATTTCCGGCTTGGAAGAAACCGTGGAACTGTTTGACGCAGTCAAGAAATGGAGTCTTGAAAATGAAGTGGAG
The Metabacillus sp. FJAT-52054 genome window above contains:
- a CDS encoding excisionase family DNA-binding protein, whose product is MYLTIKETAEYLSLPETYIEALVHQNKIRYVYDGQVYMINKEQFNGHLDQLEKAKKQLEEWRNEPIPEDPDVKDED